The following coding sequences lie in one Cercospora beticola chromosome 9, complete sequence genomic window:
- a CDS encoding uncharacterized protein (BUSCO:EOG09263CUU) — MPDSGDSTLLQKPSDTPHNPLTRVACSYNPLATYTLPRGNGKHYQQQYADMYFARLAQLKPGLVQLATDAFSDYEIAGEAAKRVDRVLDVRQGNLCWVIGTIYMEMPLKPNVLDDIGKEHWIAAPPPREKYNGGEGQVMLEDESGRLKLTGSFLRNVLLVTGAIVAVLGTENVDGDFEVLDLRVPDLPRQPARWERDDGDAAVKGKKVSQKRGKAGKVAIVSGLSISGDAGDTLLLDLLAEFLLGEATSPQNQNEASQISRLIIAGNALAHGQPIPSREDVIAAKKSGKRTYGYDASAYNAAPTDRLDSYIASLLPSIPVTLLPGATDPTSTSLPQQPIHAAMFPRCRPYMSHPQEPAGSWFDSLTNPAEFDLDGLRFIGGGGQTLDDVFKYVDGEERLEMMEAMLRWRLSAPTAPDTLPCYPFQDGDRFVIKECPHVYFVGNQPKFETTIIEGPQGQEVTLMTVPSFRETGQVILLDLEDLKIEIVKFEAFSE, encoded by the coding sequence ATGCCAGACTCTGGCGACTCAACGCTGCTACAAAAGCCATCAGACACTCCTCACAACCCTCTCACTCGCGTAGCATGCTCCTACAACCCTCTCGCGACCTACACACTACCCCGCGGCAATGGCAAGCATTATCAGCAGCAGTATGCCGACATGTACTTCGCCAGGCTAGCTCAGTTGAAGCCAGGGTTAGTCCAGCTCGCCACTGATGCCTTTTCCGACTACGAGATCGCCGGGGAAGCGGCAAAAAGAGTCGACCGAGTGCTGGACGTTCGGCAAGGAAACCTGTGCTGGGTCATTGGCACAATCTACATGGAGATGCCTCTGAAGCCCAATGTTTTGGACGACATCGGGAAAGAGCATTGGATCGCCGCTCCTCCACCGCGGGAGAAGTATAATGGGGGTGAAGGACAAGTGATGCTGGAGGATGAGTCGGGACGACTGAAATTGACAGGGAGTTTTCTGCGGAACGTGCTGCTCGTGACGGGAGCAATCGTCGCTGTGTTGGGAACAGAAAATGTGGACGGCGACTTCGAAGTGCTCGATTTGCGGGTACCAGATCTGCCACGACAGCCGGCACGGTGGGAGAGAGACGACGGTGATGCTGCGgtgaaaggcaagaaggtcaGCCAGAAGCGGGGAAAGGCAGGCAAGGTCGCCATCGTCTCCGGCCTCTCGATCAGTGGTGATGCCGGGGATACACTGCTCTTAGATTTGCTCGCCGAATTTCTCCTCGGCGAAGCAACTTCTCCCCAAAACCAGAACGAAGCATCTCAAATCTCACGCCTCATCATTGCAGGCAACGCTCTTGCCCACGGACAGCCCATCCCATCTCGAGAGGATGTCATCGCAGCAAAGAAGTCTGGGAAGCGCACGTATGGCTATGATGCGTCTGCCTACAATGCCGCACCGACCGATCGCCTGGACTCCTACATCGCTTCACTGCTTCCGTCGATCCCGGTCACCCTTCTCCCAGGCGCGACAGATCCCACATCAACAAGTCTGCCACAGCAGCCCATTCATGCCGCGATGTTTCCTCGTTGTCGACCGTACATGTCACATCCCCAAGAGCCAGCTGGCAGCTGGTTCGACTCACTCACAAATCCTGCAGAGTTCGATCTCGATGGCCTGCGCTTCATCGGCGGTGGAGGTCAAACCTTGGATGACGTCTTCAAGTacgtcgatggcgaagagagaCTTGAGATGATGGAGGCAATGCTGCGGTGGCGGTTGTCCGCTCCGACTGCGCCCGATACGCTGCCTTGCTATCCTTTCCAGGATGGAGACCGGTTCGTGATCAAAGAGTGCCCGCATGTCTACTTTGTAGGCAATCAGCCCAAATTTGAGACTACAATCATCGAAGGGcctcaagggcaagaagtcaCGCTGATGACTGTGCCAAGCTTCAGAGAGACTGGACAGGTCATTCTACTGGATTTGGAGGATCTGAAGATCGAAATTGTGAAGTTTGAAGCATTTTCTGAGTGA